In the Flagellimonas sp. HMM57 genome, one interval contains:
- a CDS encoding T9SS type B sorting domain-containing protein codes for MLPRKTRHILYAVVLVFISIFCSTVLAKTEVSSIWDGLVSTISKSKAEAVSSVVKVDNSTTSTATFSSANSSMFMTIIQGANEEAVCPNDGSTLAKFFLCGVSDIRTLTLSQSGSSYQWQQLDPNTCAPTVVDDCPTINTACTWNTVGTNATYDLSTAGEFRVRVDSGQFFYFKSTLNPLDPQLISEDIICGNPGRVEVTNVPAGYEYSLNSSAGPYQDDPFFDIATPGDYRVWVRLKGVSASACLFPSNTETIQNLDITVDVTANDILCPSELGSIDVQVSGVPGFYTYRLIKDGVTINTFGPNVSDSHTFANVSPGTYEIRVETNDCSETVTTDTSGNTIEIGGGISPLAVSATASESFGCGATSIDVNLTTSGGTAPYRFSVDAGPFSATYTGSTLFTVNTPATYAILVEDANGCQRSASVDVPNIPPPIFNLTEEDANCGGANNGRITVNVTNGFGYEIEYSNDNGATFQTSNVFSNLAPGSYDIVLRYEQDSFTCDTTPITGTIGTPSSIAATATPDSVPTCLNENGGQITISGVSGGTAPYEFSIGAGFGTNPVFSNLGVGSYTPLIRDANGCVESLAPIVFNSLNKPTDLSFTISSLDCITTTATVGLSVTGGTGPYTYEIIAPSGSAVNNGTNSDFSGLGLGTYTFRVTDNEGCSYDENYAITDISSIGVVAQQTRVVTCVGDSDGEGRFLVDGFNTTYSYSIDGGAVQTAQSSGIIPITGLTAGNYVISVTDEDTNCTDTATLVIEEPAVAFAISSLDVTDMSCQNGNIGSVRVNTVGGWGGNRYTLTQPDATTRGPKNGRVFSNLSQDGTYQVSVTDANGCTVTDSFTLTELEAPTLTLDLGASDFCYDNFTAATLVVNATLGTAPYQYRINGGPLGASSTFAGLTPGTYTIEVVDANDCRDTVTATIEPQVTALATTIQELDCAGPPGQIRVNISNGYTTSGDYDIYEVQINGGGYTSNNNNITGNSFIYNVPNDGSITTDTTFQFLITDSRGCTTESNIVTISPPETIAGSAVGSDTQCGDNTSGIVELIPDTTQGVPPYEYSNDGGATFSSQNIFSGYGPGTHGGFVIRDSRGCISPIYTATIGNSSALEATTTPTDAVCTSGTVNGSVAVAITGGSGVAPFDYVLLDVNGTPIASSIGTPSLTANFPNLPLGNYTVVTTDSQGCEDRDEFIIDQNELNLTPLDSAPLLCSDTSFPYRVRASGGTAPYEFRLVGEPTFNPADNAPSPGDVYDFSGQVVPGVNYFVEVRDANGCTYIEEIGPIGPANPVAVAATATSASCDVSGTGSITYEVNGIPSGNFTVTLENTDTGATISGPTTRTGESMPFSDSFTGLPPGNYQIIVTDDLGCSGSTLVFIGFSSPSIIIDNNVAATCNAGAFVTVRGFGGTAPFTYAFVPTGDPAPSTFASETTFEIAGPYPGDYDFYVQDANGCTALTTATVTQDAGVPTPTIDVTNQCTAVSGYQIEVTAPLSTGSGLPEETFEYNIGSGYQTSVNFVVPNPGSYIITVRDGNGCTNTVTADVFDFFAISANATSFPTCNAGDGEIVVNTTGGSGNFRYQLRDDATLTDIGPPQSSNIFTSVFPGDYNILVTDLDSNTSPLCSDEAVVNVSTVNTPVITATPSTNITCNGADNGTISVELQPGTDTDTPLSYILYDGASSTVIAGPQGSPVFDNLTPNTYQVEVVSDRGCTDRSANIIISEPTALMVNTINTEFSCNPSSNQFSTATITIFTDTNGDGSGTATGTGPYTYSMNDGTAQFDGTNFQTSNTFEVVDNGTNQSIILTVRDQNGCEETETITINAPTDITFTYAVGEITCDASGSGVSPGSITIIVDQGPGNYQVEILPLGSEAPRSSSGTDRVVWPISTPGDYIFAVTDIGSGGCSYLTTTVNVPEYNTIEPIIAEVSPVSCFGASDGEISLEVNNYTGQYNYEVFSRDNSGVETTTGVTGSFDTNAPINSPEIITGVPAGNLVVRIEALDTPFCDAISNVTTVRSPDRPLTVTTLQTADVTCNVPGLGEITATGDGGWGTYQYQLIAPDGVTVLVDYPNTNPVFENLSAGLGYTINIRDIEGCETSTTQDLLLPDPITADIRIVQGLACNNDNDGIIEAFNETGGQGPGNYLYQLNRITDGTNSGLQTTPTFANLSAGDYRITIFDGWNCEGQTALITIQDPDIIVAELVELQPPGCGDIGRMELRVTNPEVGVDYFYRREGTSGSFIPFGTGMTSIEITADITVDPGPFQYEVQNSNGCPFERSNEIRLDPAAPLVISLDLTNATINCAGEATGIIRSEAFGGIGSYMYTLVNNDLGSVANGGVPNAPIASDIVRNRQASGIFRNLGPGTYYVYADSGGCETISTPIVITSPPPLVLDYLEAVPVACAGDTNGQIIIEASGGTGQIRYSISDTLSEFFEGDDPSNPNRKAFNDLSPRTYDVIIQDDLGCTITRTVEITQPMELVAAVASTTPEICLGEGNGTLTLSVSGGTAPYYTSVNSADDADFTLDSTFFFDNLIGGETYVIFVRDANGCQTNVIADIGLGIELMAEPIVEYGCDGIFPNSTATVSIADGSLLSNLLFSLDENDVSLATEQRTFGDLPAGEHTVYIYHQNGCVTFVEFEVEEYEPLTLEAVKSAENEVTAIATGGFGGYEYFFQGESTGEVNVFTVLQDANINIMVRDQNGCVANLVMPFDFDSMPEIPNFFTPDGDNLNDFWRLGNSELFPNLEVKIYDRYGRVVAILNQVKGWDGTYEGNELPTGDYWYVVNANDEDKQQFVGHFTLYR; via the coding sequence ATGCTTCCTAGAAAAACAAGGCATATTCTTTATGCCGTGGTTTTAGTTTTCATATCAATTTTTTGTTCAACAGTTTTGGCAAAAACAGAGGTCAGTTCCATTTGGGACGGTCTTGTGTCAACTATTTCCAAATCTAAGGCTGAAGCTGTTTCTTCAGTTGTAAAAGTTGATAATTCTACAACAAGTACAGCTACTTTTTCTTCAGCAAACAGCAGTATGTTTATGACCATCATTCAAGGCGCCAATGAAGAAGCGGTATGTCCAAATGATGGAAGTACGTTGGCCAAGTTCTTCTTGTGTGGTGTTAGCGACATAAGAACATTGACATTGAGTCAATCGGGTAGTAGTTACCAATGGCAACAGCTCGACCCCAATACTTGTGCTCCTACGGTCGTGGACGATTGTCCTACCATCAACACTGCTTGTACATGGAATACAGTAGGTACAAATGCTACCTATGATTTGAGCACTGCAGGTGAATTTAGGGTTCGTGTTGATTCTGGCCAGTTCTTTTATTTTAAATCAACACTAAATCCTCTAGATCCACAGTTAATATCGGAAGATATAATTTGTGGAAACCCAGGTAGGGTAGAGGTGACAAATGTGCCGGCTGGTTATGAATACAGTTTAAACAGTTCCGCAGGGCCTTACCAAGATGATCCATTTTTTGATATTGCAACTCCAGGCGATTATCGTGTATGGGTGCGTTTAAAAGGTGTTTCTGCAAGTGCTTGTTTGTTCCCCTCCAATACGGAAACTATCCAAAATTTGGACATTACGGTAGATGTAACGGCCAATGATATTCTTTGTCCAAGTGAATTGGGGAGTATAGACGTACAAGTATCCGGTGTTCCTGGGTTTTACACCTACAGGCTAATTAAGGATGGCGTTACCATAAACACATTCGGTCCTAATGTCTCTGACTCGCATACTTTTGCTAATGTCAGTCCGGGAACCTATGAGATTAGAGTAGAAACCAATGATTGTTCAGAAACTGTAACGACAGATACCAGCGGCAATACAATTGAAATTGGTGGGGGAATAAGTCCCCTAGCTGTTTCTGCTACCGCTTCAGAGAGTTTTGGTTGTGGCGCTACTTCAATAGATGTAAATTTGACTACTTCTGGAGGTACCGCGCCATATCGTTTTAGTGTGGATGCCGGACCGTTTAGTGCAACTTACACGGGATCAACACTCTTTACAGTAAATACTCCCGCTACATATGCAATTTTGGTAGAAGATGCCAATGGTTGTCAACGAAGTGCTTCTGTCGATGTTCCTAATATACCTCCTCCTATTTTCAATTTAACCGAGGAAGATGCCAATTGTGGTGGAGCTAACAATGGTAGAATTACTGTTAATGTTACCAACGGGTTTGGGTATGAAATTGAATATAGTAACGATAATGGGGCAACTTTTCAAACAAGTAATGTATTCTCCAACCTAGCTCCGGGAAGCTATGATATCGTGTTGAGGTATGAGCAAGACTCATTTACCTGTGATACAACACCGATAACAGGAACGATTGGAACACCTTCAAGTATCGCAGCCACTGCTACTCCTGATTCTGTGCCAACATGTCTAAATGAAAATGGTGGACAAATTACAATTTCAGGAGTTTCAGGAGGAACGGCACCTTACGAATTCAGTATTGGAGCCGGATTTGGTACAAATCCTGTCTTTTCCAATTTAGGAGTTGGAAGTTATACTCCCCTGATCAGAGATGCCAATGGTTGTGTCGAATCCTTGGCGCCGATTGTTTTTAATTCTTTGAACAAACCCACAGATTTGAGTTTCACTATATCGAGTTTGGACTGTATTACGACAACAGCTACGGTCGGTCTAAGCGTAACAGGTGGAACAGGACCTTATACTTATGAAATTATTGCTCCGTCCGGAAGTGCTGTCAATAATGGTACTAATAGTGATTTTTCAGGATTGGGATTGGGTACTTACACGTTTAGGGTAACCGATAATGAAGGTTGTTCCTATGATGAAAATTACGCTATTACCGATATTAGTTCAATTGGTGTGGTGGCACAGCAGACCAGAGTGGTTACTTGCGTTGGTGATTCAGACGGTGAAGGACGCTTTTTGGTTGATGGATTCAATACTACCTATAGTTATAGTATAGATGGTGGCGCAGTGCAAACGGCTCAAAGTAGTGGTATAATTCCTATTACGGGATTAACGGCAGGAAATTATGTAATATCCGTTACCGATGAAGATACCAATTGTACCGATACAGCGACGTTGGTTATTGAAGAGCCAGCTGTTGCATTCGCTATTTCCAGTTTGGACGTAACCGATATGAGTTGCCAAAACGGAAATATAGGTTCGGTTAGAGTTAATACAGTAGGAGGCTGGGGAGGTAATCGTTATACTTTGACACAGCCAGATGCTACAACAAGAGGCCCAAAAAATGGACGTGTTTTCTCAAACCTGTCCCAAGATGGTACGTACCAGGTGAGCGTTACGGATGCCAACGGCTGTACAGTTACAGACAGTTTTACACTTACAGAATTAGAGGCCCCGACTTTAACATTGGATTTGGGTGCTTCAGATTTTTGTTACGATAATTTTACAGCTGCAACCTTAGTAGTTAACGCAACTTTAGGTACAGCACCTTATCAATATAGAATTAATGGCGGTCCATTAGGCGCCAGTAGTACATTTGCTGGCCTTACACCAGGAACGTATACCATAGAAGTTGTTGATGCTAATGACTGTAGGGATACTGTCACGGCAACAATCGAGCCTCAGGTTACTGCCTTGGCAACGACTATCCAAGAATTGGACTGTGCGGGTCCTCCGGGACAGATTCGTGTTAATATAAGTAACGGATATACCACCAGTGGAGATTACGATATTTATGAAGTGCAGATAAACGGAGGTGGGTACACATCGAACAACAATAATATTACTGGAAACTCTTTTATTTACAATGTGCCCAATGACGGTTCTATAACTACAGACACTACCTTCCAATTTTTGATTACAGATAGTCGTGGCTGTACCACGGAATCAAATATTGTGACCATTTCTCCACCAGAGACCATAGCAGGTTCAGCGGTAGGCTCGGATACGCAGTGTGGTGATAATACTAGTGGAATCGTAGAATTGATTCCCGATACCACACAAGGTGTACCACCCTATGAATACAGTAATGATGGAGGGGCAACGTTTAGCTCCCAAAATATTTTCTCTGGTTATGGTCCCGGAACCCATGGTGGCTTTGTAATTAGGGATAGTAGAGGTTGTATTAGTCCGATATATACCGCAACAATAGGTAATAGCTCTGCTTTAGAGGCAACTACCACTCCTACTGATGCAGTATGTACATCAGGAACCGTAAATGGTTCTGTTGCTGTTGCAATTACCGGTGGTTCTGGCGTAGCACCTTTTGATTATGTCTTATTGGACGTGAATGGTACTCCAATCGCTTCATCTATAGGGACTCCCAGTCTTACAGCTAATTTTCCAAACCTTCCATTAGGTAATTACACTGTAGTAACTACTGATTCTCAAGGTTGTGAGGATAGGGACGAATTTATCATTGATCAAAATGAATTGAATTTGACTCCTCTGGATTCTGCACCTTTATTATGTTCAGATACGTCGTTTCCATACAGGGTTCGAGCTAGCGGAGGTACAGCGCCGTACGAATTCCGACTAGTTGGCGAACCAACATTTAATCCAGCTGATAATGCCCCAAGTCCAGGAGATGTGTATGATTTTTCTGGTCAGGTAGTTCCAGGCGTAAACTATTTTGTTGAAGTTAGGGATGCAAATGGATGTACATATATTGAAGAAATTGGTCCTATAGGTCCAGCGAATCCCGTAGCGGTAGCTGCAACTGCAACGTCGGCGTCATGTGATGTATCAGGAACCGGAAGCATTACGTATGAAGTCAACGGCATTCCTTCTGGAAATTTCACAGTAACCTTGGAAAATACCGACACAGGTGCTACAATATCAGGACCGACAACACGTACAGGAGAATCAATGCCTTTTAGTGATTCCTTTACAGGCTTGCCACCTGGCAATTACCAAATCATAGTTACGGATGATTTGGGTTGTAGCGGTAGCACTTTGGTGTTTATTGGTTTCAGTTCACCTTCAATCATTATAGATAATAATGTGGCGGCTACCTGTAATGCCGGAGCTTTTGTAACGGTGAGAGGCTTTGGAGGAACAGCACCGTTTACGTATGCTTTTGTTCCTACAGGCGACCCAGCACCTTCTACCTTTGCATCGGAGACAACTTTTGAAATTGCAGGACCCTATCCAGGTGATTATGATTTCTATGTTCAGGATGCTAATGGATGTACAGCACTGACAACGGCAACAGTAACCCAAGATGCTGGAGTTCCAACGCCAACCATAGATGTTACGAACCAATGTACTGCAGTAAGTGGTTACCAAATAGAGGTAACGGCTCCTTTGTCAACAGGCTCTGGTCTGCCAGAAGAAACATTTGAATATAATATAGGTAGTGGATACCAGACCAGTGTCAATTTTGTAGTTCCAAATCCAGGTAGTTACATTATAACTGTAAGAGATGGAAACGGATGTACAAATACAGTTACTGCAGATGTTTTCGATTTCTTTGCGATAAGTGCCAATGCAACTTCCTTCCCAACCTGTAATGCAGGTGATGGTGAAATTGTTGTGAATACCACAGGGGGTAGTGGTAATTTTAGGTACCAACTACGTGATGATGCAACTTTGACGGATATCGGACCTCCACAAAGCTCAAATATATTTACAAGTGTATTCCCTGGAGATTACAACATTTTAGTAACCGATTTGGATTCCAATACATCGCCACTTTGTTCGGATGAGGCTGTGGTAAACGTATCTACGGTAAATACACCTGTTATTACAGCTACACCAAGTACAAATATTACTTGTAACGGAGCTGATAATGGGACAATATCAGTAGAATTGCAACCTGGAACCGATACAGATACTCCGCTAAGTTACATATTGTACGATGGAGCTAGCTCTACGGTAATTGCAGGACCCCAAGGTTCTCCTGTATTTGATAATTTGACACCCAATACCTATCAGGTTGAAGTGGTATCCGATAGGGGGTGTACAGATCGTTCAGCCAATATTATTATCAGTGAACCAACAGCATTGATGGTCAATACTATAAATACTGAATTTAGTTGTAACCCATCCAGTAACCAATTTAGTACTGCAACGATAACTATTTTTACAGATACAAACGGGGATGGATCGGGCACAGCAACAGGAACAGGTCCATATACGTACAGTATGAACGATGGTACTGCCCAATTTGATGGTACTAACTTCCAGACCAGCAATACTTTTGAGGTTGTTGATAATGGTACGAACCAGAGCATTATACTCACGGTTAGAGACCAGAATGGATGTGAAGAAACCGAAACAATTACTATAAATGCTCCGACCGATATTACTTTTACCTACGCTGTCGGCGAAATTACTTGTGATGCTTCTGGTTCTGGAGTCAGTCCAGGTTCCATAACAATTATTGTAGACCAGGGACCTGGTAATTATCAAGTCGAAATTCTGCCATTAGGTTCAGAAGCGCCGCGAAGCTCATCGGGTACAGATAGGGTTGTATGGCCAATTTCAACTCCAGGGGACTATATTTTTGCGGTTACTGATATTGGTAGCGGTGGGTGTTCATATTTGACCACTACTGTCAATGTGCCCGAATACAATACCATAGAACCCATAATAGCTGAGGTAAGCCCGGTATCCTGTTTTGGTGCTAGTGATGGTGAAATTAGCTTGGAAGTCAATAACTATACTGGGCAGTACAACTATGAAGTCTTCTCTAGGGACAACTCTGGAGTTGAGACAACAACAGGAGTTACGGGAAGTTTTGATACCAATGCACCTATCAATTCCCCAGAGATTATAACTGGGGTGCCTGCCGGAAACTTAGTGGTCCGTATTGAAGCATTGGATACGCCATTTTGTGATGCTATAAGCAATGTAACTACGGTAAGGTCACCAGACAGGCCACTTACGGTAACTACACTTCAAACAGCTGATGTTACCTGTAATGTTCCCGGTTTAGGGGAAATTACCGCTACTGGCGATGGTGGCTGGGGTACCTATCAATATCAATTGATAGCTCCCGATGGTGTTACTGTTCTGGTTGATTACCCCAATACCAATCCTGTCTTCGAGAATCTATCTGCAGGTCTTGGCTATACAATAAATATTAGGGATATTGAAGGTTGTGAGACATCGACCACCCAAGATTTATTGTTGCCGGACCCTATTACCGCAGATATTCGAATTGTTCAAGGTTTAGCCTGTAATAACGATAATGATGGTATTATTGAAGCATTTAATGAAACAGGAGGACAGGGCCCAGGAAATTATCTGTATCAATTGAACAGAATAACGGATGGTACCAATAGTGGTTTACAGACAACCCCAACATTTGCAAATCTATCGGCAGGAGATTACAGAATCACCATTTTTGATGGATGGAATTGTGAAGGGCAGACAGCTTTAATAACAATTCAAGATCCAGACATTATAGTTGCAGAACTAGTTGAGCTTCAGCCTCCAGGTTGTGGAGATATAGGAAGAATGGAGCTAAGGGTGACCAATCCAGAAGTAGGTGTGGACTATTTCTATCGAAGAGAGGGTACTAGTGGTTCTTTCATACCTTTTGGAACTGGAATGACAAGTATTGAAATTACTGCTGATATCACAGTTGATCCAGGTCCGTTCCAATATGAAGTCCAAAACTCTAACGGATGTCCATTTGAACGCTCAAATGAAATTCGATTAGACCCTGCAGCACCTTTGGTAATCAGTTTGGACCTTACAAACGCTACCATTAATTGTGCTGGTGAGGCGACTGGTATTATTCGCTCCGAAGCCTTTGGTGGAATAGGTAGTTATATGTATACCCTAGTGAACAATGACTTGGGCAGTGTAGCGAATGGTGGTGTTCCCAACGCTCCAATAGCAAGTGATATTGTGAGAAACCGACAAGCATCGGGAATCTTTAGAAATCTAGGTCCCGGAACCTATTACGTATATGCCGATAGTGGTGGTTGTGAAACAATTTCGACCCCTATAGTAATAACTTCTCCGCCACCTCTAGTATTGGATTATCTGGAAGCAGTCCCAGTTGCTTGTGCAGGAGATACCAATGGTCAGATTATTATAGAAGCCAGTGGCGGAACAGGACAGATTCGTTATTCAATTTCCGATACGTTAAGTGAATTTTTTGAAGGCGATGACCCATCAAACCCAAATAGAAAAGCATTCAATGATTTGTCACCAAGAACCTACGATGTGATTATTCAGGACGACTTGGGTTGTACAATTACCCGAACTGTAGAGATAACGCAACCAATGGAGCTTGTCGCTGCTGTAGCATCTACAACTCCCGAAATTTGTTTGGGCGAAGGGAACGGAACTTTAACACTATCTGTTAGCGGAGGTACTGCTCCTTATTATACCAGTGTTAATTCAGCGGATGATGCCGACTTTACCTTGGATAGTACATTCTTCTTCGATAATCTAATAGGTGGAGAGACCTATGTGATCTTTGTTAGGGATGCTAATGGTTGTCAAACCAACGTGATTGCGGATATTGGTTTAGGAATAGAATTGATGGCAGAACCTATTGTAGAATATGGCTGTGATGGTATATTTCCCAATAGCACGGCAACCGTTTCAATAGCAGATGGTTCTTTACTATCAAATTTGTTATTTTCTTTAGATGAGAACGATGTTAGTCTGGCAACGGAGCAACGAACCTTTGGTGACCTTCCTGCCGGAGAGCATACGGTTTACATTTATCATCAAAATGGCTGTGTGACATTCGTAGAATTTGAAGTTGAGGAATACGAACCATTGACTCTTGAAGCTGTCAAATCAGCGGAGAATGAAGTAACGGCAATCGCTACTGGTGGATTTGGAGGATATGAGTACTTCTTCCAAGGAGAATCCACTGGAGAAGTCAATGTGTTCACTGTACTCCAAGATGCAAACATTAATATCATGGTAAGAGATCAAAATGGATGCGTCGCCAATTTGGTCATGCCATTCGATTTTGACAGTATGCCAGAGATTCCTAATTTCTTTACGCCAGATGGCGATAACCTCAACGATTTTTGGAGGCTTGGCAATAGTGAGCTCTTTCCAAATTTAGAAGTAAAGATTTATGATCGTTATGGTAGAGTTGTGGCTATATTAAATCAGGTAAAAGGTTGGGACGGAACTTATGAAGGAAATGAGTTGCCTACAGGGGATTACTGGTACGTTGTAAATGCAAATGATGAGGATAAACAACAATTTGTGGGTCACTTTACATTGTACAGATAG
- a CDS encoding DUF4249 domain-containing protein encodes MICQINNLWEKALLLVVFSLLIGCTKEISVDIPQSRKVTVVNSVFLPDSVFIVSLTKTQGIFDNRQVEPISNAEVQLYQNGTIADTLIFENGSFVSDIRATMAKDYRLRVAISGLEDIEAMDKIPLLPEMLNTGFIDSLYTGSEGDVWSQATITISDRPNEVNYYELIIKQNYRDSTTIDVANSIFGTASVPVIYDFEINDLVLVNEGQLGFFSFTNPVFSDKLFDGQTYTMKVNYRPKILFSESDGDFNNYDLVVVLRGISENYYNHRKSLTAHLENQESDIWDGTGEPIQMFTNIKNGYGIFAGYSQVTDTIFNE; translated from the coding sequence ATGATCTGTCAAATTAACAATCTATGGGAAAAAGCTCTTTTATTGGTGGTATTCTCTCTATTAATCGGTTGTACAAAAGAAATTTCTGTCGATATACCCCAATCGAGGAAAGTCACCGTAGTAAATTCGGTGTTTTTGCCAGATTCTGTTTTTATCGTTTCCCTCACTAAAACCCAAGGTATTTTTGACAATAGGCAAGTTGAGCCGATTTCCAACGCCGAAGTCCAATTATATCAAAACGGTACTATTGCCGATACCTTGATTTTTGAAAACGGATCATTTGTATCTGATATAAGGGCAACAATGGCAAAAGATTACCGACTGCGAGTAGCCATTTCTGGTTTGGAGGATATAGAGGCAATGGACAAAATACCGCTGTTACCTGAAATGCTAAATACTGGTTTTATTGATTCATTATATACAGGTTCCGAAGGAGATGTTTGGTCACAGGCCACGATTACCATATCGGATAGGCCCAATGAAGTCAATTATTACGAATTGATTATAAAACAGAATTACCGTGATTCAACGACGATTGATGTTGCGAACAGTATATTCGGTACAGCCTCCGTACCGGTCATCTATGATTTTGAAATAAATGATTTAGTTCTTGTAAACGAAGGGCAGCTCGGTTTCTTTTCCTTTACGAATCCGGTTTTCAGCGATAAATTATTTGATGGGCAGACCTATACGATGAAAGTCAATTATAGGCCAAAGATTTTGTTCTCCGAATCGGACGGTGATTTCAATAATTACGATTTGGTAGTTGTTTTAAGAGGTATCTCCGAAAATTATTATAACCATAGAAAATCATTGACCGCTCACTTAGAGAACCAAGAAAGTGACATTTGGGACGGCACTGGCGAGCCAATACAAATGTTTACAAACATTAAAAACGGTTATGGAATTTTTGCAGGTTACAGTCAGGTGACAGATACAATATTTAATGAATAA
- a CDS encoding site-specific integrase, whose translation MKSKSTFAIIFFTRKSRSNPNGLSIYVRITVAGKRAEISLKRCVNSEQWDSTRNRGRGNSEKIRALNAYLDQVYGKLLQCHKQLTEEDKIISSEAIKSRYLGEDSNCKTLKELIAYHNGSMIHVLKAGTMKNYYTTEKYLERFLLKNRKVNDIYLKQLNFRFITDFEYYLRNCKNSKKELVLGNNGVMKHLERLKKMTNLAVKLEWMTKNPFNQFQLKFNKYDRVFLNERELNLLEGTDFKSERLQRVKDCFIFSCYTGLSYVDVKELTEMNIVKGIDDNYWIYTKREKTNESVKVPILPKVWTILEKYRAAQDMGVTNNLLPISSNQKVNTYLKEIMKSCGIHKNISFHVARHTFATTVMLSNGVPIETVSKLLGHTKLSTTQIYARVVESKISEDINNLLERFEQKRSKTISNC comes from the coding sequence ATGAAATCAAAAAGCACCTTCGCCATTATTTTCTTCACCAGAAAATCAAGAAGCAATCCCAATGGGCTTTCCATCTATGTGCGAATTACCGTAGCGGGCAAACGAGCAGAAATCAGTCTAAAAAGGTGTGTAAATTCCGAGCAATGGGATTCCACTAGAAACAGGGGTAGGGGAAATTCAGAAAAAATAAGAGCCTTGAACGCCTATTTAGACCAAGTGTATGGCAAACTACTCCAATGCCATAAACAGCTCACAGAGGAGGACAAAATAATATCCTCGGAGGCTATTAAATCCCGATACTTGGGAGAGGATTCGAACTGTAAAACTTTAAAAGAGTTAATAGCCTATCACAATGGTAGTATGATTCATGTCCTTAAAGCGGGAACGATGAAAAACTATTATACAACTGAAAAGTATTTAGAACGGTTTTTACTGAAAAATAGAAAAGTGAATGATATTTATCTGAAACAATTGAACTTTAGGTTTATCACGGACTTTGAGTATTATCTAAGAAACTGTAAAAACTCCAAAAAGGAGCTTGTTCTTGGAAATAACGGAGTGATGAAACATCTGGAACGTTTAAAGAAAATGACAAACCTAGCGGTTAAACTCGAATGGATGACCAAAAACCCATTTAACCAATTTCAACTAAAGTTCAATAAATATGACAGGGTATTTTTAAATGAAAGGGAACTAAACCTATTGGAGGGCACTGATTTTAAAAGTGAACGGTTACAGCGGGTAAAAGATTGTTTTATTTTTTCCTGCTACACAGGGCTGTCATATGTAGATGTCAAAGAACTAACTGAAATGAATATTGTCAAAGGTATAGATGATAACTACTGGATATATACCAAAAGGGAAAAGACGAATGAATCTGTAAAAGTTCCCATATTGCCCAAAGTATGGACAATACTTGAAAAATATAGAGCAGCCCAAGATATGGGTGTCACAAACAATCTGTTGCCCATTAGCTCCAACCAAAAAGTAAATACTTACTTAAAAGAAATAATGAAATCCTGCGGTATCCATAAGAACATTTCGTTTCATGTTGCCAGACATACCTTTGCTACTACGGTAATGCTGTCCAATGGGGTACCCATAGAAACGGTATCCAAACTCTTGGGACATACTAAATTGTCCACGACCCAGATATATGCTAGAGTAGTCGAGAGTAAAATAAGCGAGGATATCAACAACTTATTGGAACGGTTTGAGCAAAAGAGAAGTAAAACCATAAGTAATTGTTGA